Proteins found in one Bremerella volcania genomic segment:
- a CDS encoding alpha/beta hydrolase, protein MTAFRIPLALCAVAFFFSVTTAQETPAENNVTHSFELLGQQVVPAQMYRAMTPHQHEAWRKKMHATVVDLLGEMPEAVPLEVKWAEEEKFEKFTRHKIYVRTERNYWAPVYYFVPHELQGKTPAMVCLHGHSGIDPYIRLNETPAQKKKTDESALDYAVYMAEHGYITAAIVVRGWNETVGRQDYGIESPPRSCHETTMNAFLMGMTPQGIRCWDAMRVIDFLQTQDEVDAKRIGACGLSGGGTLTMYLPILDERVKLAMIAGAFSEYRTSIYAMHHCICNTLPGIMREGEMADVVGLHAPRPVLLINGIDDPIFPIDGARKEYARLKKVYEVLGQDENLDADFFAGGHAWSNNKTLAFLEQHFGR, encoded by the coding sequence ATGACCGCGTTTCGCATCCCCCTCGCTCTATGCGCCGTGGCGTTTTTTTTCTCAGTCACCACCGCACAGGAAACTCCAGCCGAGAACAACGTCACCCACAGCTTTGAGCTTCTCGGCCAGCAAGTCGTCCCGGCCCAGATGTACCGCGCGATGACACCGCATCAGCACGAAGCGTGGCGGAAGAAGATGCACGCTACGGTCGTCGACTTATTGGGCGAAATGCCCGAGGCCGTTCCGCTGGAAGTGAAGTGGGCCGAAGAGGAGAAGTTCGAGAAGTTCACTCGGCATAAGATCTACGTTCGCACCGAGCGGAACTACTGGGCTCCCGTCTATTACTTCGTGCCGCACGAACTTCAAGGGAAGACGCCGGCAATGGTCTGCCTGCACGGGCACAGCGGCATCGATCCGTACATCCGCCTGAACGAAACCCCGGCTCAAAAAAAGAAGACCGACGAGAGTGCCCTCGATTATGCGGTCTACATGGCCGAGCACGGTTACATCACGGCGGCGATCGTCGTACGAGGTTGGAATGAAACGGTCGGTCGACAAGACTACGGCATCGAATCGCCACCGCGAAGCTGCCACGAGACGACGATGAATGCCTTCTTGATGGGGATGACGCCGCAAGGAATTCGCTGCTGGGATGCCATGCGAGTGATTGACTTCCTACAAACCCAGGACGAAGTCGATGCCAAGCGGATCGGCGCATGTGGCTTATCCGGCGGTGGTACGCTGACCATGTATCTGCCAATTCTGGACGAGCGTGTGAAACTGGCCATGATCGCCGGTGCGTTCTCAGAGTACCGCACGTCGATCTACGCCATGCATCACTGCATCTGCAACACGCTCCCAGGCATCATGCGTGAAGGGGAAATGGCCGACGTGGTTGGCTTGCACGCCCCGCGACCGGTCCTGCTGATCAATGGCATCGACGACCCGATCTTCCCGATCGATGGTGCCCGAAAGGAATACGCACGCCTGAAGAAGGTCTACGAAGTGCTCGGGCAAGACGAGAACCTTGACGCTGACTTCTTTGCAGGGGGGCACGCCTGGTCGAACAACAAAACGCTTGCGTTTCTCGAGCAGCACTTCGGCCGGTAG
- a CDS encoding leucine-rich repeat domain-containing protein — protein MSKHLFSASLLLAISLVVGKSAWGDDNAQSPEPMPPQLEATIKAFEAIGGMHEYRECYGFPSLKFHFFGLKLDSTDADIKKMPVVPFPFAFTSISNSITDLGVAELAKQKNMRALNLVDAQISGQGLAELTHVKDLEVLNLSNSSIQDKGLEALSNFPQLRALRLGNTEVTDDCFVYVSRLKDLEALDLRFTQVQGKKLNELKPCEKLQQLLFSGCPVTDERLQELGKREALEGLDLDYTQVTDNGTKTLENFPNLRNLSLSATKIADQGLEDVGKQKRLQRLYLSGTRVTDEGMSHLGGLDQLEELALSETKVQDAGLAKLSDLKNLNNLKLIRTQVTGTGFDAFSDVPLQTLNLSHAPISDSGMKAIAQIKTLKELTLDHVPLSDEGAKQLASLDNLTLLSLGHSNIGEEGLKSVSQMSKLRVLDLSDTPVSDDSIKELAKLKELRLLYLSGSVITKDSIAQLKKALPNCDIQSDSK, from the coding sequence ATGAGCAAGCATCTTTTCTCTGCGAGTCTCTTGCTGGCGATAAGTTTGGTGGTGGGTAAGAGCGCATGGGGGGACGACAACGCGCAGTCTCCTGAGCCGATGCCTCCGCAACTGGAGGCCACTATCAAGGCATTCGAGGCGATTGGCGGCATGCATGAGTATCGTGAGTGCTATGGGTTTCCGTCGCTTAAGTTTCATTTCTTTGGGCTCAAATTGGATTCGACCGACGCTGATATCAAGAAGATGCCGGTTGTTCCTTTCCCCTTCGCATTCACGTCGATCAGCAACTCAATCACCGACCTGGGCGTTGCCGAACTAGCGAAACAGAAGAACATGCGGGCACTCAATCTGGTCGATGCCCAGATCAGCGGTCAGGGGTTGGCGGAACTGACGCACGTGAAGGATCTGGAAGTCCTCAACTTGTCGAACTCGTCGATCCAAGATAAGGGGCTCGAAGCCCTGAGTAACTTTCCCCAGCTTAGGGCGCTCCGTCTGGGGAACACCGAGGTGACGGACGATTGTTTTGTCTATGTCTCTAGACTGAAAGATCTCGAAGCCCTGGATTTGAGGTTCACTCAGGTTCAAGGGAAGAAGCTAAACGAGTTGAAGCCATGTGAGAAGCTTCAACAATTGCTCTTTTCGGGCTGTCCGGTGACCGACGAAAGACTTCAGGAGTTGGGAAAACGTGAGGCACTTGAAGGCCTGGACCTCGATTACACCCAGGTAACCGACAACGGTACGAAAACGCTGGAGAACTTTCCGAACCTGCGAAATTTAAGCCTCAGCGCGACAAAGATTGCCGACCAGGGATTAGAAGACGTCGGCAAACAGAAGCGGCTTCAAAGGCTTTATCTCAGTGGAACCCGCGTGACTGACGAGGGGATGTCACACCTGGGCGGTCTTGATCAACTCGAGGAACTCGCACTCAGTGAAACCAAGGTCCAAGATGCAGGACTGGCGAAACTGTCCGACCTGAAAAATCTCAACAATTTGAAACTTATTCGTACTCAGGTAACAGGTACTGGTTTCGATGCATTTTCCGATGTGCCATTGCAAACGTTGAATCTCAGTCACGCGCCCATCTCCGACAGCGGAATGAAAGCAATTGCCCAGATCAAGACGCTGAAAGAGTTAACCCTCGATCACGTTCCTTTGTCGGACGAGGGTGCGAAGCAACTGGCGAGCCTGGACAACCTGACTCTGTTGAGTCTCGGGCACTCCAACATTGGTGAAGAAGGATTGAAGTCCGTAAGTCAGATGTCGAAGTTACGGGTCCTCGATCTGAGCGACACCCCAGTATCGGACGACAGCATTAAGGAGCTTGCGAAGCTCAAAGAGTTGCGTCTGCTATATCTTTCCGGATCGGTGATCACGAAAGATAGTATTGCCCAACTGAAGAAGGCACTGCCCAACTGTGATATTCAATCTGACTCGAAATGA